The Lutzomyia longipalpis isolate SR_M1_2022 chromosome 2, ASM2433408v1 DNA window GACGGCATGCGCGAAATTGAGGAAAGATGACTTGAAGCCGGgggagaaaatatattatttcttcAACCACGATTGGATCCCCGGAAAAGTGCTAGAGAAGCAGTCAAGGGTGGTGTACATTACATCATACAAATCGGGAACGCTCGCATGAAGGTCCATAGAGACCAGATAAAACCGCGGCAGAATAGCTTCATAGAGCTGGAGGACAGCAGTGAGCAAGACAGCAGCGATTCAGAGGAGTATTTAAGTCCTCCTGAATCACCCATGTCGTCACCGAAAGCACCACCAAGACCATCGAGGCAAAGTGAGGAAACCCCAAGGCGGAGCAGGCGTctattatcaaaaaaaagattgaattATAAGGTGTAACATTGAATTATAAGGGGAGGAAAATGTGATGTACTCACTCCCGTTAGTTTACTATAAAATAAAGAGCGCAAGAGGCCTCAGCCTCTTTTGCGGTTCATCCATAGCATTGGACACTAcagttaataactttttttcccttgGTCGGAtcgagctgaaatttttacacaatcttctcagattatcaaggaacttatttccagaaGCTTGGTACTATACCTTTAAGAACTAAGCCGCAACTAATCaaaatatagctctggggggtcggtcacctacccctcacagtatacggagggttaaccTCTGAAACCCCTAAGatctaataagaaaatattttaagggtGGCAGAAGAAGTGTTAAAATACTATTACGTCAGCAAATGTTGTATCTCCTCTGCGAATACGACATTTGCGGATTCAATGAACGATTGATCAACACTTTGAGAGAGTAGGATGGAAGATATAATACAAGATGTGTTAAAGCGAGACAACAGGctctttgttttgttttatgatttttaggTTACTTTtcatcaaacatttttttttattttgagaattttttccgaGCTTTCCCGGCTTTTCCTCCAGGATTTTTAATcttactttaaaaacttaCGAGCATCTTCTTCGCCTGGTAAATTCCTGGAAAATGACGGAGAAAATATCCTTATCTAAACAAAATCCTCGTGATTTAGTTGAGAGTCCCGGGAAAAAAGTTCCTGCCACCGAAGAGAAGATTCATGAGAGAAGAAAGCGCCCCCCTAGGAAGTCATATCAACGTAAAACAGACATCTACGTGACGAAAAAGTCCAATTTTGTGGTgagatttgcaattttaagcTTTGCCGGCTTAATACTAATTGGGAGATTTTCTAGGGAAAACTCCGGCAGTGCGAGAAACTCTTGCGCCTGGAGCATGCAGAAATCTTCCTTCATGGCATTGGGAATGCAATTCCAAGAGCGATAAGCTTAGCCCTACAGATTCAAGCCAATAACCCAGATTTGTACGGAGTGGAGGCAAATACTGGGACTGTGGAGCTTGTGGATGATCTCCATCCTCTAACGGATGATGCTGACTTTGATGAGCAGAAACGTCGCAATTCCTCCATCCACATTCGTGTGTACCGGAAAGTGGAGCCCGGACAGCTGGTTGCTGCTCTCAAATCTGTGATAAAGGGACGCGTGTCGTTCTGATGGACTGTTTCCTTGTCCTATCTCTTCAATCTATGcttaaatcaacaaaataaatatttttaagaaaaatgaattaaagttttttgacTTGGAGAGCAAACCCTAAGATTTCTGgattgagatgattttttaagacttgcagacctgatgaaggagtcaaaaagcattgaaatttcaattgttCCGTCAGAACTTCAGTAATTTgtatatttcacttttttttagtcaCTTTTTCGTAAAGTTAACAATGGAgtctcatttaaatttaaataaaaaaaagaaaggaaattgtTGAATTGTCCGGAgagtagaaaaatattattggaaCGATTTGGCATCCAATTAGGAGCCAATCTTTTCGATTTCATCAACATTCTCAGCATCCAGAAGATGGATTCTCTTCCGGAAGTGAGCCTCAATCGTCCTGCAGATGTCCATACTCTTATCTGAATCCACCAGATTGATGGCAATACCGTTCTTGCCGAAGCGCCCTGTGCGTCCAATACGATGGAGGTAGGTCTCACAATCGGCATCCCCACTCTTGTCCATGGGCATATCAAAGTTCACCACAATCGTTACTTGCTCCACATCGATTCCtaggaaagagaaaaaaataattaattttaataaattgggCTTTGATGGAGGGGGAGAACAAACCTCGTGAGAGAACATTCGTGGTGATGAGGACCTTCTCTAGACCATTCCGGAAGCGGTCGAGGACGCACAGGCGTTGTTCAACAGTCAAATCTCCCGAAAGAACAGCCACTGAATGCCCATCCTTGGACATTTTGCTCGACAACCACGATGCAGTCTTACGTGTGTGGCAGAAGATGATGGCTTGCCCGACTGTTATGACTCCGTAGATGTTCTGTATAGCCTGATACTTCTCCTCTTGATTGCGGCATTTCACGTAGTACTGCTTTATGTTGTCCAGAGACTCCTGCTCACGCCTCAATCGGATAATCATCGGATTCTCCACAATGTATTCCGCAAATTCCATCACTTGTGGCTCGTATGTGGCTGAGAAGAACATCATCTGGCAATCCTTGGGGAGGTGCTTGTGAATCCTGATACACTGATCCTGGTGTCCCTGAGTGGCAATCATAACATCCGCCTCGTCCAGTACAAAAACTCGAATCTTCTTAAGATCAAATGCCCGGAATTTTACGCCCCAGTCGAGAATCTTTCCCGGTGTGCCGATAATTATGTGACACGTGAGCTTTGTGTTGCGGGCAATCTCTTCACCACGCACGGCGAATTGTAGCTTAATATCTGGGCAGAAAGCTGCCATCTTCGAAGCCACCTCACCCGTCTGGATGGCCAATTCGTACGTTGGCGACAGGCAGAGCACCTGTGGATGATTAACGCTCGTGTCAACACGACTTAGCATTGCCAGCACAAAGGCAGCCGTCTTCCCGGTGCCCGATTGGCTCTGCGCAATGAGATTTTGTGGGGGTTGCGCCAGGAGTGTTGGCACAGCCGTCTCCTGAATCTTGGACGGAGCATTGAAGCCCATTGCGTACACCCCCTTGAGGAGTTCGGGTTTCAGCCGCAATGCATCAAATCTCTTCACCGAATACAACGGTGACGTTGGGTCCTTCCGCTGAATTTCCAAATCATATTTCGACTCTACCAAACCCTTCCGAATAATCTTGCGCAACAAACTTGCGTCGGCTGGTGACACATTGTCCGGATCATCATCCGGTAGGGCTGTATTCTCTGGTGGATCAGCTCCTTGTTCATTTCCCGGAGTCGAATTGGCAATCTCTAAGTTGGTTAcctgaaaaaagcgccaaaagACATGATTTCTTTATTGTCTCCTGACCTTGCAAGTGCAAAAGTGAGGTTAGTTCCACCAATTCGGGGGTTTTTCTCACCAGATTCTCCAAATCCGTGGCTTCTGTTGTCGCAACTGCTGCCCCTTCGGTTGCCATAATCACTCACTATCACTTTTAATCTCTTAGTATTGCTAGTATCACTctattttagtattttcttCGGCGAAAACCACGGCttgcattaattttctcaatgtccGGGCGATTATGACGCCATCTGCTCAACCACCTTCAgcaacaacataaaaaaaatttttgggttATGTTTTCGCTAATTGGATTTGTgtgaaaagtgagaaaaattagaaaatattgcagaaaaataattgaaaactCGTGAAAATGACTCTGTACCATTTTGGAAATTGTTTAGCATTAATCTACGTACCATACTATCTCACATACAAATATTCTGGGCTGTGAGTTTCTTTGGAAAACTCCCTGAAAtccttggaaaattcaaagataaCCTTTTTCTCCACCTTTCCGGATACTTTCAGATCCGAATATGGAGCCTTTTGGAAATGCATTCAGGCTGGAGCAATTTATGCTTTCACACAGCTCTGCAAGATGCTGGTTCTGGCCACATTCTTCCCCGATACGGAAACTATTTCCCTGTCAGGAGACTTCAATGCCCTTGGGGAATTTCTGAGGTGCACCGTGGATATTGCTGATCTCATGGGGCTAACTCTTGTACTATCTCGAATCCCCGGGAAGGGGCATAGCAAGCTAATCACAGCTGGATTGGGCTGGGCCACGGCTGAACTAATCTTGTCGCGAGCGCTCATGCTCTGGGTGGGTGCACGTGGGGCGGAATTCAGCTGGATCTACATCCAGAAGTGCCTGGAATCGAATATTCTCCTCGTGCAGCATCTCACCACGGCTACTCTTCTGTGGCTCTTTTCTCGTCATGATCTCGACAAGAAATTCGCCCCTATTGTGACATTCCTCATTGTTGCCACGACCTACAAAGGTCTCTGGCTCGATGGGATTCTCCATATCTTGCATCTCGGTGCGTGGAATTGCTTAGCCTTCAAGGCTCTCATCACGTGCTCCATGGGCATCACTGCTGCCTCCATCATACCCGCCGTATCCtcgtaaatttaatttatttgcaattaaggcaattaaaaaatcatcagaAAATCCTTCCCGGAAGGATAGGGAAGTTCTAAAATAAAGGGAATGTTTACAAAtcaaagaattgattttttcattgtttctATAGATTTTGTTTGGGATCTCGAGATCAATTTCGAAAGaacagtaaaaaaaacattttcgatGCACTTTCCAGATTTTCCAGGCACACTAGgaagttttcagaattttccgCATTCcgaatgaatttgaaaaattccgcGGAGAATCATAGGCAGTTTCTACACAATtccattagaaaaaaaaaatattcgaatgCTCTCAActgtaagaaaattgtttaaaggGTAGTCAGTTTCGCTTCCAGCAGCAAATAACAAAAACGGCAAAAACTCCCGGAAATTCTGCATCTCAAGAGTTACAGAAGCTGCCAAGTGTTACCCCAAAGATACTAAAAGAAATCAGAAAGTGTAAAAATGTCGAGTACTTCGCAGAAGCACAGGAATTTCGTGGCGGAGCCAATGGGAGAGAAGTCGGTGACAGAATTGGCGGGCGTCGGAGATGTTCTGGGGAAGCGTCTCGAGGAAGCTGGATTTGACAAGGTAAATCCCTTCCTAAAGATCCCTTCATTTACCTCACATTTAGGGCTTTAGTTGATTTCTTGCAAAAAGTGCGTAGTTTGGAAGAGTAATAGAAATTCGAGGTTATGTTTGAGCTTCCCGGAATATTGAGGGGCTGACAAATGGATATTTGGTTGTTTTCATTTCTCTCAATtcttaataatataaaaaatgttctttaaaattttagaggTCAACAATATTGAGGTATTTCTTGTCTTttaggaaattaaaagaaagactTTCTTGGTGATCTAGATATTGTTTCTTCCGGAGATtcttgatttgaaaaaaaaaaatcacaactgAATTAGATTCTTGAAAcaatcaaattttttctttcactgtccagcgacgttttgactAATGTGGCCTTCctttagaataatttaaaatatctcaaatatttttccacgatTTATTAGCCCCTCCTTGTGAAATCCTCATCAATGAATCATCGCCAGAGCTTCCAGAAAATTCTTGAGTAATTCTTATcgtctttgaatttttctttgcaggcCTACTCCGTGTTGGGGCAGTATTTGATTCTCAAGAAGGACTCAGAACTCTTCAAAGAATGGATGAAAGACATCTGCAATGCAAACGCGAAACAAGCTGCTGACTGTTACCAATGTCTCAATGATTGGTGTGAAGAGttcttgtaaaaatttaaatgttttcttttcattctctttgTAAAACTCATTTTATAATCTTTAATATACCTGACGATAAAATTTGTTGAATCTTCCTATAAAAAAGGATCTAAAtgtatcaaaaaaaaagtttctagATGTTCAGCACcggaaattaattacaaaatggactatttttaatagaaaaaaaaataaataaaaaagctttatagtaaaataataagttttctttagttCTGGGCGGTCAAATGTTTGGATGTGGTCAATTTAGCGAAGTCTCAAGGTTGAGATAGAGTCAAAAATACTCCAAATCCAGGTTTGTTATACGGAACTCGCCAGTTAAAGCATTCTTCACAGGGCTAGAAATATTCCTTAGGACACgtctttcaaagatttttcaaaactttttttgaaaaagatatttaaaactTCTACGTGTTCAACTCTTAAAGgaccattgggtcatacgctgacccaaaggctcgattttgaaaatgtttcattttatattgttgttttataaattctgagtccaaattagtacaagactaggtctttacaatccctgatcattttataaCCACAAAAGGCATCTTCAAGGACTCACGGGATCAGGAAGAacgaaaaatcataaatttttgagttaggattttttgccaaaaatgtcttatttgagctcaaaggatcatataaaaattatttttagttcaatcagctcgctagattgatcgcggaccttaaagggttaatgacTATAGGTATCGATTTTgtttatggaaaaaatgttaaagaaaaaaaaaagattaagaatCCTTGAAgcctaaaattcaattcaaaactttaaaaaaaaatattgtttagatttttaatgagaaaatctgCCTAATTTTACGCTATCGATCTTTTTCTgattatgacttttttttaaagttttttattaaaataatttttatccttagttctctattttatttgtatttccGGGGCCGCTAAAAATAatcctttgaaaataaaagaaaataaaactacGCGTATTCTGTccactttttattaaaatgcacaaaaaactcgtaataatttttatgcactttatagttttttttgttgattttgctttaattattgttagttatttttattacttcatcatctctcttttttaatataattactAATAGTTCAATACAGTTTTTTCTCATGATTCCActatattctcttttttctttcttttttttactgaaaattcGTCGTTTTCTGTCACATTTCATTTCCTTTCTTTCAacgattccttttttttgttctttaatttcttttcataccTCAATGCAATGAttataaagttattttttttaaaatttatttatccttctttttttgttaaataattctgcaatttttattctttcatctAAAGCAGAACCTTtgcaatctttttttctttcatttagtTTCCTTTCAATAGAAATGAGTAATTtctgtttaaatatttctctttttttgagaaataaatattataaaaaaaaacaaaaaaatgttatttgctTTCTCTTTTCGAAATTGTCTTAAcagttaaaaattaagattctgagtattttatttctcttttaccagcatttttatcagtgttttttttttcattaaaatttaatgcttaatattttttctgaagAGTTtctatttcatgaaaattcccatttattcgttctttttttatgttttttgtttCATGGTGAATATTATGagtttttatatatattttttgtattgtgGAACAGtcatatatataaaattggtcaatattttatctttcaactgttttattctttttttgagttttttttgtcccaATTTAATAAGTGAGAAAGTTCTTTGTCCACGATTTTTtggtttataatttttttgtttgttataTTCTTTTGACAAAATGAGAAACAGCGAAAGCTCAAACAATTCAttcggatttttttcttttttcaatttctttcactttataGGCAAAAGAATCGAAAAATGTCCATTTTTTGTCACTTCTAcgtataataatatttaactttctcaatttttttttgtttattgtaatttctcttttaatgtatttttgtctataattaatttaaattacaatataTTACAGATAAACAcacaatttacttttttttttacttatattctcacatttttttttatactttttatctatataagatttctttcttatttttttcttgtttttttttgtaatgttaGATTTGCGGTTatcatatttttgtttaatattaattcattttttaatatttttcctccatggttttcttttaattttcttcatttctttattattaattgaataataaatgtaAAGTATATGATACCTAAGGATtatcgtttattttttcttctattttccactctttttttttaattttcattttaaagtgctacacaattttttgtttacttGTATTGATGTcgcttcttttctttaatatttatatatccttttcattacatttacttttttaaaccgctaatattttttttacggatatattttttaatagttttcttttgtGGCTAAAATTCACACACTTTCCTCATCCTTCATTCCTTTTCTCCTTGACACTTAATTAGCAACAAATTATTACAGTtctcctcttttttcttcatcaatcgtccatttttatcaatatataatttctcaataatagagttttttttatttatatcattttataataatgaataaatgtgtctctctctctcaatctCTCACCTCTCACGCCATCTCTCTCGCTCTACGTgtcctttaaaattatattttatacttcaaatataataatataaatatttcaaaatttctaaatCACTTCATTACAgagaatataaatatttttcttttattcatacAATTGTTGCTCATTCTACAATTTCTCCCTTTCCCTCtcatgcattttcttcaaccCCTTTCGTTTCCATTTTCCTTTCAACTTCTGTCTGAGAGcccattctcaatttttcagctttgaaaaaatattataaaattgattaatttccatcaatattttttttttaccgtcCTGCGAAACTTTTGAATtagatatgaaaaattttctagaaataaaattataaaaattaatttcttcaaaaaaaatgttaaaagaccgtttattttaaagaaaaaagacatTCCCAACCTTAACTTGAACTCAAGGCAGATACATTGAGCGTCAAATGTCTTAGCGATTACGCCAAGAAGTTACCTTTCGTCAATGTACGACATAAGTTatcagaaattctttttcagagaaaattgtttaggtttttttttatttatttaggaattgtttagaaatgaattttctaatggaatagaaaaattttgtcttttctaaacgaaaaaactaataaaagaaagtactggaaaatattgagaaacatcattaaccctttcgcgttttttgagTCATACGCTGATCCaaaactttaaacattttatttttccaattattagtgaatttaattatttttccaagttacaaatatatcaaattcatgcaaaagaggccaaagaaaacgttctgactgagaaaagacAATAAATATGGTGATAAAGagctcatgtttcaatgtttcaatgtttcacgtagacgcgaaatgtttaataaagCAAGACGGTAATGTTGtgtgatttcttttctctaaaGCAGAATAATGTCAAAAATCCCTTTAGCAACCTTGCGAAACATTCCTTCATCCCCCTACAAatgcttttgaaattttacaatgctttttttatgtaaactTCTCATCAAACattactaaaaaatattttatactgTACATGCAAAAATTCTACGAGACCATTTTGTTGtgtttatgaataaaatattaatcttttttttcaaaatgtttttttttctttaatgtagcaaaaaaggagaaaatattctacattttctttatatttatttattacattttattgtatatattttttagatatatttttaatgatttgtatttgtttttttttttattattctgagAGGGATTCTCAATGTACAGAATGTTGGTTTTTTTGGGTTGTgtcaaatgtttctttttaatgcttctctataatattttttttatttctaatgtttttttttctttttttctgtatttttttttcttaaatgccagaaaggagattattttttcttcttcatcaattGTATGAAAATCCTAACACGCTCACATTtacaaaaacaaacaaacaattttacaatgtaagaaattgatgaattagcgtggaaaaaaaatatttaactacTTTTCGCtataacgttaaaaattaaaatagaaaaggtCGATACGTTGTAAaggattgaaagaaaaagaaaaaaatctacgcGGGAAGGGTAAATTGAAGGGCAGAATTGAGTGGAGTGCAAAAAGTATTGGAATAGTTGGAGGAAACGGAAAAGTagcaaaaaaacattctaCTATTTATTatggttttatttattctattctctttgttttctttcttctcaactaatgcaattcttttttttatatatcaaattgttctcattttcttttattcttcctcCCGATAATTTTAAGTttgtttcttcattttttttttattttgtgtttttgttaTTATTGCTTGTTTTATGGCCAAAACTTATGCACGAAAAAATCATCACTgtgatataaaatttattttctttcaacacaTAAATCTGCAATTAcactgcaaaatttttttttaaaattgtttctctatattttttattgtttgttaGGTCACCATCAgagattgaataaaataaaaaaatagaattgaaggattttagagaaaatgattgaaataaaattattaaaatatttaaggaaaaaatccaaaaataaatggcagttttcttttatttccaaaaaaggaaaaaaaaataagttgaaGTAAAATATAGAACACGATAGAATTTGATAAAAGTCCTTTGCTATGTCCTTAAATTGCGGTAAGAGTGGTAAGAAGTAGAGGtttatttcaagtttttttttatccaatgaactttaaaaaatttccggAAAAACAATACGATGGTGCCCTTAAAATCCACACAAATCCTTGTTGCCCACTTAATAATTTGCCGGCAAATATCTTCCCCAAAAATTCAAGCAAAGAACAAACTAAAATTCCTCCCTCACGATCCTACActatgtttttgttttctctttattttcttgctacaatttcatcttttctactctattttgcaatttttttttgttttagagAGATGTGCTCAATTGAATGACAGTGTGTTTCTTATCTTTTCAAACTCACTCTTTCTGCGCTCCCCACGACGTCCAGACGTCCTCATGAgattttatgaacttttttttttaattgttttaattcgCGCACTTTAGACAAAGACTTTGGCAAGAGCATCAGCGCCAGCACTTGCAATATACGGTCGTGATGGATGGAAGGAGACATCCAATATACTCTCATCGAACTTCTTGCGATGAGCCGTAATCTCCTGGACGCACGTCTTATTGTCCAGATTCCACAGGCGTATCGATGAGTCGTGCGATCCCGAAAGGAGGTACAGCCCTTGGGAATCAATGGCCAGACTAGTGACAGCATCCAAATGGGCCACCATCGAGTGCACCAGTGTGCCACTCGTGTTGTCCCAGAATCGAATATGACGATCCTCATGGGCTGTTATTGTGACTGGAAGGAGTGGGTGGCTTATCACGCGATTGATATACTTTGCGAATACACCACCCATCTCCTGTGACGCTTGCTCTAGTTTCACGATGGGTTTTCCCGTTTCTGTGTCATAAATGACGCATCTGTTGcacaaagaagaaataattttaataagtttattcacagattttttcttaaagtaagTTTTAAATgtatgtactggtaagctgaccaagcttacgagagctgtgtttctttcagtgtaccaattttgtgagatcaaactagaacgcaaattaattgaattacgcgcaaagtcgggaaaagtagaaaattcatactctaagaaatctttaaaaggccatatctcgagaacggatccgttagattttcataatttttttttatttgaaaggtcttgaagtcagctataacatatcgaaaaatgaaaaaaaaaattacgtcgccattttcgaaatattcgagttcgaaattttcgaaaattttgtttttgatttttgcgcCTCTTGCgatcatttctcgaagttgcaatgttctagacatttgtagggtttcacgaaacctttcatttgcacatGAGTTGATCAatatcggacttgtagaactcgagatatgacatgtcaaagttgaaactcaatattttcaaaatggcgacataaattgtttaatttttttttaataaatatatgtTATGgtaggctataatatatcaaaatttgaagcaaatcgagaatggcgttttcgagatattcattccaaaactcatcgaaaattttgtttttgatttttggccccctataCTGGTCACTTTTAAGACTTCCGGTGTTCTGGAGAGTtttagggtttgttgagagctttcatttgagcccgagttgatcaaaatcggtcaagctgtTTTCAAGTTAtagtcgattttcgataaaaaaattgggatggccatattgactaaacggcttgaccgattttcgaaaataaggtatcgttggaaaggtcttgatggctacaacatataaaaatttcagagttTTAGCCATTACAGGGgttgagatatagcgaaaacaaaatttttgggttattttgacctcataatcggatgtcttccggtcgatatatgaactttgccgtttacagc harbors:
- the LOC129791024 gene encoding ribonuclease P protein subunit p20, translating into MTEKISLSKQNPRDLVESPGKKVPATEEKIHERRKRPPRKSYQRKTDIYVTKKSNFVGKLRQCEKLLRLEHAEIFLHGIGNAIPRAISLALQIQANNPDLYGVEANTGTVELVDDLHPLTDDADFDEQKRRNSSIHIRVYRKVEPGQLVAALKSVIKGRVSF
- the LOC129791026 gene encoding DEAD-box helicase Dbp80-like, which produces MATEGAAVATTEATDLENLVTNLEIANSTPGNEQGADPPENTALPDDDPDNVSPADASLLRKIIRKGLVESKYDLEIQRKDPTSPLYSVKRFDALRLKPELLKGVYAMGFNAPSKIQETAVPTLLAQPPQNLIAQSQSGTGKTAAFVLAMLSRVDTSVNHPQVLCLSPTYELAIQTGEVASKMAAFCPDIKLQFAVRGEEIARNTKLTCHIIIGTPGKILDWGVKFRAFDLKKIRVFVLDEADVMIATQGHQDQCIRIHKHLPKDCQMMFFSATYEPQVMEFAEYIVENPMIIRLRREQESLDNIKQYYVKCRNQEEKYQAIQNIYGVITVGQAIIFCHTRKTASWLSSKMSKDGHSVAVLSGDLTVEQRLCVLDRFRNGLEKVLITTNVLSRGIDVEQVTIVVNFDMPMDKSGDADCETYLHRIGRTGRFGKNGIAINLVDSDKSMDICRTIEAHFRKRIHLLDAENVDEIEKIGS
- the LOC129791027 gene encoding BOS complex subunit TMEM147, encoding MTLYHFGNCLALIYVPYYLTYKYSGLSEYGAFWKCIQAGAIYAFTQLCKMLVLATFFPDTETISLSGDFNALGEFLRCTVDIADLMGLTLVLSRIPGKGHSKLITAGLGWATAELILSRALMLWVGARGAEFSWIYIQKCLESNILLVQHLTTATLLWLFSRHDLDKKFAPIVTFLIVATTYKGLWLDGILHILHLGAWNCLAFKALITCSMGITAASIIPAVSS
- the LOC129791028 gene encoding barrier-to-autointegration factor — translated: MSSTSQKHRNFVAEPMGEKSVTELAGVGDVLGKRLEEAGFDKAYSVLGQYLILKKDSELFKEWMKDICNANAKQAADCYQCLNDWCEEFL